From Solibacillus isronensis, the proteins below share one genomic window:
- a CDS encoding TIGR01212 family radical SAM protein (This family includes YhcC from E. coli K-12, an uncharacterized radical SAM protein.) — protein sequence MTETNFPFPSDGKRYYTWNRYLRNEFGKKVYKVALDAGFDCPNRDGTVAFGGCTFCSAAGSGDFAGSKVDPIPVQFEKIKAKMENKWKDGLTMAYFQAYTNTHAPLEVLKEKFEAALACEGVMGLSIATRPDCLPDDVVEYLAELNERTYLWVELGLQTVHEKTANLINRAHDYATYVEGVNKLRKHGIRVVTHIINGLPLEDYDMMMETAREVAKLDVQGIKIHLLHLLKGTPLVKQYEKGMLEFMDKDAYIQLVADQLEIIPPEMIVHRITGDGPIDLMIGPMWSVNKWEVLNGIDAELERRGSYQGKFYKADVTK from the coding sequence ATGACTGAAACAAATTTCCCTTTCCCGTCAGACGGGAAACGTTATTATACATGGAATCGCTATTTACGAAATGAATTCGGAAAGAAAGTTTACAAGGTTGCTTTGGATGCAGGGTTTGATTGCCCAAACCGTGATGGTACGGTCGCTTTTGGCGGTTGCACGTTCTGTTCGGCAGCTGGTTCAGGAGACTTTGCGGGCAGTAAAGTTGATCCGATTCCGGTACAGTTCGAAAAGATTAAAGCAAAAATGGAGAACAAATGGAAAGATGGCTTAACTATGGCCTACTTCCAAGCGTATACAAATACACATGCTCCACTTGAAGTATTAAAGGAAAAGTTCGAAGCAGCACTTGCCTGTGAAGGAGTAATGGGACTTTCAATTGCAACGCGTCCTGACTGTTTGCCGGATGATGTTGTAGAATATTTGGCAGAGTTAAATGAACGTACGTATTTATGGGTAGAGCTAGGACTTCAAACAGTTCATGAAAAAACGGCCAATTTAATTAACCGCGCACATGATTACGCTACATATGTAGAAGGTGTTAATAAACTGCGCAAGCATGGTATTCGAGTTGTGACACATATTATTAACGGATTACCTTTAGAGGATTACGATATGATGATGGAAACAGCCCGTGAAGTGGCAAAGCTTGATGTACAAGGGATTAAAATCCATCTACTGCACCTTTTAAAAGGAACACCACTTGTGAAGCAATACGAAAAAGGCATGCTGGAGTTTATGGATAAGGATGCTTATATTCAACTCGTGGCAGATCAGCTAGAAATTATTCCCCCTGAAATGATCGTCCACCGTATTACAGGTGATGGCCCAATCGATTTAATGATCGGTCCGATGTGGTCTGTCAACAAATGGGAAGTTCTGAACGGAATTGATGCAGAGCTGGAACGTCGTGGTTCCTACCAAGGGAAGTTTTATAAGGCGGATGTGACAAAATGA